In Quercus robur chromosome 10, dhQueRobu3.1, whole genome shotgun sequence, a genomic segment contains:
- the LOC126703213 gene encoding uncharacterized protein LOC126703213, translated as MFGKIRGASTSSLDSLELERPTSKIFRDDPLSIYEVTLMKLKLGSQRELSSHSEQTGPQIETDSASCSSCAGVMKINAGCSEKCSQDIVGSPNEGAMAIDTECSSGSVLPGSIDSPCLGSKKQQQNRNVSVLYLFSKFKDSHRQVVSSSCEDAMPIEDGCSESSWTNSSDCHQSLKSMEQQMDQECVTSLALQNVRSELGCA; from the exons atgtttggGAAAATCAGAGGAGCTTCGACTTCGTCACTAGACAGCTTGGAGTTAGAGAGACCAACTTCCAAGATTTTCAGAGACGATCCTCTCTCCATTTATg AGGTTACACTCATGAAGCTTAAATTAGGCTCTCAACGTGAGCTAAGTTCACACTCCGAGCAGACAGGGCCGCAGATAGAAACTGATTCTGCTTCATGCTCCTCTTGTGCTGGGGTGATGAAGATAAATGCAGGTTGTTCTGAAAAATGTTCTCAAGACATTGTGGGTTCCCCTAATGAGGGGGCAATGGCAATAGATACAGAATGTTCCTCTGGTAGTGTTTTGCCGGGTTCAATTGATTCTCCTTGTTTGGGCAGCAAGAAACAGCAACAGAACAGGAATGTTTCGGTTCTTTACCTCTTTTCTAAATTTAAGGATTCTCATCGACAAGTTGTAAGCTCATCCTGCGAGGACGCGATGCCAATAGAGGATGGTTGTTCTGAAAGTTCTTGGACAAATTCAAGTGATTGTCATCAATCTCTTAAAAGCATGGAACAGCAGATGGATCAGGAATGTGTAACCTCTTTAGCTCTGCAGAATGTAAGATCTGAACTGGGATGCGCTTAA
- the LOC126702600 gene encoding nucleoside diphosphate kinase 2, chloroplastic, with the protein MEAQVVFGRASPPCLSSSLLSSQTRRTCCSLSYTHCHIQRTKHHLHLAAFHSKPHLFSYSPSRPHAKTLSHKTHIFLPHLVASMEQVEETYIMVKPDAVQRGLVGEIISRFEKKGFKLTGLKLFECPKELAEEHYKDLKSKSFFPKLIDYITSGPVVCMAWEGVGVVASARKLIGSTDPLQADPGTIRGDLAVQTGRNVVHGSDSPENGKREIALWFKEGELCQWTPAQAPWLRE; encoded by the exons atggaAGCTCAGGTAGTGTTCGGTAGAGCAAGTCCACCATGCCTCTCATCATCTCTTCTAAGCTCACAAACTCGGAGAACTTGTTGCAGCTTATCCTACACTCACTGCCATATCCAACGCACCAAACACCACCTCCACTTAGCTGCATTCCACTCAAAGCCCCATCTTTTCTCATATTCCCCATCTCGTCCCCATGCCAAAACCCTCTCTCACAAAACCCATATCTTCTTGCCCCACTTGGTTGCTTCCATG GAACAAGTTGAAGAGACTTATATAATGGTGAAACCTGATGCTGTGCAACGTGGACTT GTTGGAGAGATTATTTCAAGGTTTGAGAAGAAGGGATTTAAATTGACTGGCTTGAAGCTCTTCGAGTGCCCAAAAGAATTAGCAGAG GAGCATTATAAGGATCTCAAGTCTAAATCATTCTTCCCTAAGCTGATTGATTACATTACTTCTGGTCCAGTTGTGTGCATg GCTTGGGAGGGTGTTGGTGTTGTTGCATCTGCACGGAAGCTTATAGGGTCTACAGATCCTCTTCAAGCTGACCCTGGCACAATAAGAGGAGACCTTGCTGTTCAAACCGGAAG GAATGTGGTTCATGGAAGTGACAGCCCTGAGAATGGCAAGCGTGAAATAG CTCTTTGGTTCAAAGAAGGTGAACTATGTCAGTGGACACCAGCTCAGGCACCATGGCTTAGGGAGTGA